The sequence below is a genomic window from Nostoc flagelliforme CCNUN1.
TCGAGTGTTCCAACTACCCTGTTAAATTCATGATTCTCACACAAGAACTTCAAGTTATTTTGTTTAAACCCCAAGCAAGCATAGATTTGGAAGGCGGTAAGACTTTGAGTGAACAGATGGCTAGAGTCGTGCCCCAAGCTCATCAACTCTGGGTTATCGACCTAGCAGAAGTCAATTTCATGGACAGTTCTGGGTTAGTCCCCTTAGTAAAAGGGTTGAAAGCTGCACGTCAGAGTGGTTGCCGCTTGGTTCTCTGCAACGTGCAAGCTCCTGTACGGTTAATTTTGGAACTTACTCAACTAGATTCA
It includes:
- a CDS encoding STAS domain-containing protein yields the protein MILTQELQVILFKPQASIDLEGGKTLSEQMARVVPQAHQLWVIDLAEVNFMDSSGLVPLVKGLKAARQSGCRLVLCNVQAPVRLILELTQLDSVFEIFPTYEDIFSTVKENSLVLAG